One window of the Prionailurus bengalensis isolate Pbe53 chromosome E1, Fcat_Pben_1.1_paternal_pri, whole genome shotgun sequence genome contains the following:
- the PGS1 gene encoding CDP-diacylglycerol--glycerol-3-phosphate 3-phosphatidyltransferase, mitochondrial isoform X3: MPGMGGRGRGTPGQKRSVLSRSEREASLCLQDMLLAAGLGSLFVLLGEDCHVQLMERGQRAGCVLDSSAQQIFTKCSPRVGTVCRVSVGIVRRNVRALVSFLAFPRVARSRLLGQRVSDPQTLSSLRPGWRRVPGGVAWLLLLVSVVDCLESTLEKSLQAKFPSDLKVSILLDFTRGSRGRKNSRTMLLPLLQRFPEQVRVSLFHTPNLRGLLRLLMPERFNETIGLQHIKVYLFDNNVILSGANLSDSYFTNRQDRYVFLQDCPEIADFFTELVDAVGDVSLQLQGDDTVQVVEGMVHPYKGDRAAYCRAANKRVMDVINSAKARQQVLHAQTFHGDSLLTQEDAAAAGDRRPAPDTWIYPLIQMKPFEIQIDEIVTETLLTEAERGAKVYLTTGYFNLTQAYMDLVLGTRAEYQILLASPEVNGFFGAKGVAGAIPAAYVHIERQFYGEVCSLGQQERVRLQEYWRRGWTFHAKGQFTGTWRPRSP; this comes from the exons ATGCCggggatggggggcagaggaCGAGGGACGCCGGGTCAGAAGCGCTCTGTCCTCTCCCGCTCTGAGAGGGAGGCCTCCCTCTGCCTTCAGGACATGCTTTTAGCAGCAGGCTTGGGAAGCCTGTTTGTTCTTCTGGGAGAAGACTGTCACGTCCAGCTCATGGAGAGGGGCCAGCGGGCAGGTTGTGTGTTGGATTCATcggctcagcaaatatttaccaagtgctCTCCGCGTGTAGGCACTGTTTGCCGTGTGTCGGTGGGGATTGTCCGTCGAAATGTGCGAGCACTGGTGTCTTTCTTAGCCTTTCCAAGAGTGGCAAGGTCCAGACTGCTCGGGCAACGCGTCTCTGACCCACAGACCCTCTCTTCCTTAAGGCCCGGCTGGAGAAGGGTGCCAGGTGGCGTCGCCTGGTTACTGTTACTGGTCTCTGTG GTAGATTGCCTGGAAAGCACTCTAGAAAAGTCACTCCAAGCAAAGTTTCCTTCAGACCTCAAGGTGTCCATTCTCTTGGACTTTACACGGGGCTCAAGAG GTAGGAAGAACTCACGTACGATGCTGCTCCCGCTGCTGCAGAGATTTCCAGAGCAGGTTCGCGTCTCCCTGTTCCACACGCCTAACCTCCGTGGGCTTCTCCGGCTCCTGATGCCCGAGCGCTTCAATGAGACTATCGGCCTGCAGCACATTAAGGTGTACCTCTTTGACAACAACGTCATCTTGAGTGG CGCGAACCTGAGCGACTCCTACTTCACCAACCGCCAGGACCGCTACGTGTTCTTGCAGGACTGCCCCGAGATCGCGGACTTCTTCACGGAGCTGGTGGATGCGGTGGGGGACGTGTCCCTGCAGTTGCAGGGGGATGACACGGTGCAGGTGGTGGAAGGGATGGTGCATCCTTACAAAG GTGACCGGGCCGCATACTGCAGGGCGGCCAACAAGAGGGTTATGGATGTGATCAACTCAGCCAAGGCCCGCCAGCAAGTGCTGCACGCCCAGACCTTCCACGGCGACTCCCTCTTGACCCAGGAGGACGCGGCAGCTGCTGGTGACCGGAGGCCGGCCCCCGACACCTGGATTTACCCGCTGATCCAGATGAAGCCCTTTGAGATCCAGATTGACGAGATCGTCACCGAGACCCTGCTGACGGAGGCCGAGCGAGGCGCCAAGGTCTACCTCACCACTGGCTACTTCAACCTGACCCAGGCCTACATGGACCTGGTCTTGGGCACGCGGGCCGAGTACCAGATCCTGCTGGCCTCCCCGGAGGTGAACGGCTTCTTCGGGGCCAAGGGGGTGGCGGGTGCCATCCCGGCCGCCTACGTGCACATCGAGCGGCAGTTCTACGGCGAGGTGTGCAGCCTGGGGCAGCAGGAGCGGGTGCGGCTGCAGGAGTACTGGCGGAGGGGCTGGACGTTCCACGCCAAAG